The genomic interval CAGCTCCGGCGAACTTACAGTCACTCTTTCTGGAGTCAGTCGTCCTGCACACCTCGTAATTGTACACGTGTTGGAGAGTCCCGGTCCCCAAAGTGTCTGAGTAACGTGGTGGATAATATGGAATCACAGGGAGGTTGGAGTGATACAGGACACGAGACTGTCTCCATCTGTAGATTTTCACTGAGATAATAACCACTACacacgtgatgaagaggaaggaaactacAGCCAGAGCCAACACTAAGTAAAAAGTCAGGTTGTCGTTGTACTCCTTGTCGTGCGTAAAGTCAGTGAACTCCGACAGCACTTCCGGGAAGCTGTCCGCCACCGCCACGTTAACAACGACTGTAGCTGAACGAGAGGGCTGCCCGTTGTCCTCCACTATAACACTCAGTCTTTGTTTCACTGCGTCTTTATCAGTGACTTGGCGGATTGTTCTTATTTCTCCATTCTGTGAGCCCACTTCAAACAGCGCCCTGTCTGTGGCTTTCTGCAGTTTATAGGAGAGCCAGGCATTCTGTCCAGAGTCCACATCCACAGCCACCACTTTAGTGACCAGATAGCCCACATCTGCTGAACGAGGCACCAGTTCAGCCACCACTGAGCCACCAGTCTGGACTGGATACAGAACCTGAGGGGGATTGTCGTTCTGGTCCTGGATCAGTATTTTCACAGTCACGTTACTACTGAGTGGAGGAGAGCCTCCATCCTGAGCTTTGACTTGGAAGTGAAAATCTTTGATCTGCTCGTAGTCAAAAGAGCGCACTGCATGGATGACTCCACTATCAGCACTAACGGACACATATGAGGAGACTGGCACTCCGTTAACAGAGGAGTCCTCCAGTATGTAAGAAACACGGGCATTCTGGTTCCAGTCAGCGTCTCTGGCTTTCACTGTGAATACAGAGAGACCTGGTATGTTGTTTTCTACAATATAGGCCTCATATGAGCTCCTCTCAAAGACAGGCGCGTTGTCATTCACGTCAGAGATCTGTAAGGTGAGCGTGACGCTGCTGGAGAGGGAGGGCACGCCCTCATCAGAGCAGGTCACTGTGATATTATATTGGGACGCGGCCTCTCTATCCAAAGCTACCTCCGAGACTAAACTATAAAATCCACTCATTGAGTTATGTATTTTAAAAGGAATGTCATCATTAATATTACACTTCACCTCTCCGTTCCTCTCAGAATCAGGGTCATTCACGCTCAGCATAGCGATGACAGTATTGTCAGGAGAATCCTCTAAAATGGTGTCTGATTTAGACAGTATTTTTAACTGAGGGCTGTTGTCATTGATATCAATAACATCAATTATGATCTTACTGGAATCAGAGAGTCCACCGTTATCTATAGCCTCTATATCAATTTGGAAGAGCTTGGTCTTTTCATAATCAATTTCACCGATCAAAATGACCTCTCCGGTTTTTCTATTAATCTGAAACAAATCAGATATACGACGCCTGCTATTTGAAATGGCGTATGAAATTACTGCATTTGAGCCCCCGTCTTTGTCAGATGCACTGACAGTAATGACACTGGTGCCTCGCGGTGAATTCTCGGTTATAGTGGCCTTGTATACAGACTTAGTAAAGACTGGTGCGTTGTCGTTTATATCTAACACGTTCACAATTATCTGAATTGTTCCAGACATACGCGGCTTTCCACCATCTAGAGCCGTTAATAGCAGTGAtatctgctcctgctcctctcggTCGAGTGGCTTCTGTAGCACCATCTCTACCTTTTTACTCCCGTCTGCTTGATTCTCTAGTTTCAATGCGAAATTGTTGGTTGGATTAAGCGAATAGCTTTGGAGACCTTTTTCACCTATATCAGCGTCGACGGCTTTCTCCAGCACGAATTTAGACCCGATAACGGCCGACTCGCTGATTTCAAATCGTTTCTCGCTCGATGCAAAGCTGGGAGCGTTGTCGTTTATGTCTGTGATTTCAATCGTTATGCGGAACAATTCCATCGGGTTTTCCAGAATCATCTGCAGATGTACGGCACAAGGCGTCGTCTCTCCGCACAGCGTCTCTCTGTCTATTCTCTCTTTGATGACGAGgactcccctctctctgtttagctCGATGTATTCTGCACTGTCTCCCGAATGAATACGAGCTCTGCCTGATTTGAGCCGTTTCATATCCACACCTAAATCCTGAGCGACATTACAAACTAATGAACCTTTCTCCATTTCCTCGGGAATGGAGTAGCTGACCTGCCCGAACACCGAGGATAGAGACAGAGCCAAGATGAACAACAGTACTTGCCGTAACATTATTTTGTCGGAGTGTTCCTGTGTCCTTTTAACAAAACTGTAATCCATAAGAATATCCTTAAAATGTCCGATAGTATTTCCAAGAGATTATGAACACAAGTAGCCGCTTTCCATGTCCGTGAGCAGTTTTCTGCCTTAATGAAGGCAGGGGATTGGTGCCTGTTTCATTGTCTAGCATGTCACAGTCGAAGGGGGAGGTACAGTTACTAGCCCTATCTAAGACTGCCACACTCTGGCCAATAGCGGCCCTTTCTGTTCAATTCACCAAACAGCAAATGTTGGGCTAAGGGGGATGACAATGTGGCGAATTATgcaaaagacaaaatataagTGAGCATATTATGAttattagtattagtagtagtagaagtagaaatagatatagtagtagtattagtagtgGTAGTAATAGTAttagtagtactagtagtagtagaagaAGTATAATGGGCTGGTGTCTGCAAAATCCTTTTAAATCCTTGAAAATATGATTTACTTATTTATAGAATATTATTAATAGTGGTTGAAGCTTCAGTGAGATTCAAATGATAtgatatattttctatttactCGAGCTCGTTGTAATCCAAACaaatgataagaaaaaaaaaacgttttgtaTGAAGTATAAACAAGAAAAAATGATcacttaaaaatacaaaaatgtaagTATTCAGTATAAACTTTGCAGTCTAACCTCTAGAGGAGAGTCTGGTTCATCCAGGATGCTCTTTTCACTCTGTATCCGCTGCATCGTCCCTGTAGCACTGGGGTCCATTATCAGCACGTTCTGACTACCAGCTCCGCCGAACTTACAGTCACTCTTTCTGGAGTCAGTCGTCCTGCACACCTCGTAATTGTACACGTGTTGGAGGGTCCCTGTCCCCAAAGTGTCTGAGTAACGTGGTGGATAATATGGAATCACAGGGAGGTTGGAGTGATACAGGACGCGAGACTGTCTCCATCTGTAGATTTTCACTGAGATAATAACCACTACacacgtgatgaagaggaaggaaactacAGCCAGAGCCAGCACTAAGTAAAAAGTCAGGTTGTCTTTGTACTCCTTGTCGTGCGTAAAGTCAGTGAACTCCGACAGCACTTCCGGGAAGCTGTCCGCCACCGCCACGTTAACAACGACTGTAGCTGAACGAGAGGGCTGCCCGTTGTCCTCCACTATAACACTCAGTCTTTGTTTCACTGCGTCTTTATCAGTGACTTGGCGGATAGTTCTTATTTCTCCATTCTGTGAGCCCACTTCAAACAGCGCCCTGTCTGTGGCTTTCTGCAGTTTATAGGAGAGCCAGGCATTCTGTCCAGAGTCCACATCCACAGCCACCACTTTAGTGACCAGATAGCCCACATCTGCTGAACGAGGCACCAGTTCAGCCACCAGAGAGCCACCAGTCTGGACTGGGTACAGAACCTGAGGGGGGTTGTCGTTCTGGTCCTGGATCAGTATTTTCACAGTCACGTTACTACTGAGTGGAGGAGAGCCTCCATCCTGAGCTTTGACTCGGAAGTGAAAATCTTTGATCTGCTCGTAGTCAAAAGAGCGCACTGCATGGATGACTCCACTATCAGCACTAACGGACACATACGAGGAGACTGGCACTCCGTTAACAGAGGAGTCCTCCAGTATGTAAGAAACACGGGCATTCTGGTTCCAGTCCGCGTCTCTGGCTTTCACTGTGAATACAGAGAGACCTGGTGTATTGTTTTCTACAATGTAGGCCTCATATGAGCTCCTCTCAAAGACAGGCACGTTGTCATTCACGTCAGAGATCTGTAAGGTGAGAGTGACGCTGCTGGAGAGGGAGGGCACGCCCTCATCAGAGCACGTCACTGTGATATTATACTCAGAtgatctctctctgtctaattCACTGTCTGTTAGTAGGCTATAGAAATTATTTGATGTCGACATTATGGTCAATGGAGTGTTATCGTTGATAAAACAGTTAACTTTTCCGTTTTCATTTGAATCCGGGTCTTGAATGTTCATCATCGCTACAACAGTTTTCGGTTTAGAGTGTTCAGATATCACATTTGACTTCGACATTATATTAATAGTCGGTTTGTTGTCGTTCATATCCACTACTTCAACAATGACTTTACATGAATCTGTTAGTCCACCATCATCACTTGCACGTATGTTAATATGGTAATTCCGCGCCGTTTCATAATCGATATTTCCAATCAACCTAATTTCACCACTGTCTTCGTTTATCTGGAACAATGCATGAGCCTGATCTAAACTGTTGGTGATTGAATATTTTATCCGACCATTTGTACCGTGATCTGCATCTGTTGCAGTCACGCTGGTGACAGCTGTCCCTTCTGGGGCATTTTCAAAAACATTGGCTGTGTAGGTGGATGGCGAAAAAACAGGTGCATTATCATTTGCATCTAACACTGTGATGAAAATGCGAATTGTTCCCGACATCTGCGGGTCTCCTCCATCAAATGCTGTTAAAACCAAAGACACCAactcctccttttctctgtcgAGAGGCTTCTGTAAAATCATTTCAGCCTTTTCTGTTCCGTCACCATGACTGTCCCGTTTAAGAACAAAATTATCTGTAGGCTTAAGCTCGTATTTCTGAAGACCATTTTTGCCGACATCAAGATCTATTGCTCTATCTAAAACAAATTTAGCTCCAATAATAGCAGATTCGCTGATCTTGAAACTTACTtcgtttttttcaaatgtgggCGGATTATCATTTATGTCTGTTATTTCGACAGTGACGCTGTAGAACTCCATCGGGTTCTCTAAAATAATCTGAAAATGTAAAGCACAGGGCGTCGTTTGTCTGCAAATCGCTTCTCTGTCGATTCTGTCTTTGACCAGGAGGACTCCTCGTTCCTTATTCAGCTGGATGTACCCCGCACTGTCCCCCGTATAAACACGAGCTTTACCCGATTTCAGTCGTTTCACATCTAAACCCAAATCCTGAGCTATATTACCGACTAAAGAGCCACTCGGCATTTCCTCAGGGATGGAGTAGGTGACTTGGCCGAGTCCTGAACTGACATAAAGGACCAGGAAAAACCACAGTACTTGCCGTCTCATTGTTCTGCTCGACATTGTCCTCGCGCAATTTACTACGATGAATTATGTCCcaaaaaagcagaaaatgtaTAGTCCATTAGAAATCCAGAAGTAAATCAATAGTAATCCACATCGGTTAAAAAATAACCACTGCACTGTTGTCCTTTTTTGTGTGCGTCGACGTTATAACCCtgcctttctttctctgtctgatATCATCGTGATGGGGGACGTTTCTCTTTAAATCTGCTGGAAAACATCAACACGCTGGCCAACAGCGGCCCTAAGAGTACACTGTAATGAACTACAGACAAATCCTGGGCAAAAAGTAAAAACTCTCTACCAGAGAAGATAACTTTGTATATGTTGCAGGAGAGAGGAATCTGCCAGAATTAAACACCAAAGACGTAATTTGCATATGGCTcaagggaaaataaataatattcagtGTTTCTAATGTACGATAAAACGTTTAACTCACACAATATCTATCACCAATGATTGAGGGTTAAATAATTGTATGATATAGAGTATGTATGAA from Limanda limanda chromosome 10, fLimLim1.1, whole genome shotgun sequence carries:
- the LOC133012110 gene encoding protocadherin beta-16-like yields the protein MLRQVLLFILALSLSSVFGQVSYSIPEEMEKGSLVCNVAQDLGVDMKRLKSGRARIHSGDSAEYIELNRERGVLVIKERIDRETLCGETTPCAVHLQMILENPMELFRITIEITDINDNAPSFASSEKRFEISESAVIGSKFVLEKAVDADIGEKGLQSYSLNPTNNFALKLENQADGSKKVEMVLQKPLDREEQEQISLLLTALDGGKPRMSGTIQIIVNVLDINDNAPVFTKSVYKATITENSPRGTSVITVSASDKDGGSNAVISYAISNSRRRISDLFQINRKTGEVILIGEIDYEKTKLFQIDIEAIDNGGLSDSSKIIIDVIDINDNSPQLKILSKSDTILEDSPDNTVIAMLSVNDPDSERNGEVKCNINDDIPFKIHNSMSGFYSLVSEVALDREAASQYNITVTCSDEGVPSLSSSVTLTLQISDVNDNAPVFERSSYEAYIVENNIPGLSVFTVKARDADWNQNARVSYILEDSSVNGVPVSSYVSVSADSGVIHAVRSFDYEQIKDFHFQVKAQDGGSPPLSSNVTVKILIQDQNDNPPQVLYPVQTGGSVVAELVPRSADVGYLVTKVVAVDVDSGQNAWLSYKLQKATDRALFEVGSQNGEIRTIRQVTDKDAVKQRLSVIVEDNGQPSRSATVVVNVAVADSFPEVLSEFTDFTHDKEYNDNLTFYLVLALAVVSFLFITCVVVIISVKIYRWRQSRVLYHSNLPVIPYYPPRYSDTLGTGTLQHVYNYEVCRTTDSRKSDCKFAGAGSQNVLIMDPSATGTMQRIQSEKSILDEPDSPLEVS
- the LOC133012169 gene encoding protocadherin gamma-A2-like, with the translated sequence MSSRTMRRQVLWFFLVLYVSSGLGQVTYSIPEEMPSGSLVGNIAQDLGLDVKRLKSGKARVYTGDSAGYIQLNKERGVLLVKDRIDREAICRQTTPCALHFQIILENPMEFYSVTVEITDINDNPPTFEKNEVSFKISESAIIGAKFVLDRAIDLDVGKNGLQKYELKPTDNFVLKRDSHGDGTEKAEMILQKPLDREKEELVSLVLTAFDGGDPQMSGTIRIFITVLDANDNAPVFSPSTYTANVFENAPEGTAVTSVTATDADHGTNGRIKYSITNSLDQAHALFQINEDSGEIRLIGNIDYETARNYHINIRASDDGGLTDSCKVIVEVVDMNDNKPTINIMSKSNVISEHSKPKTVVAMMNIQDPDSNENGKVNCFINDNTPLTIMSTSNNFYSLLTDSELDRERSSEYNITVTCSDEGVPSLSSSVTLTLQISDVNDNVPVFERSSYEAYIVENNTPGLSVFTVKARDADWNQNARVSYILEDSSVNGVPVSSYVSVSADSGVIHAVRSFDYEQIKDFHFRVKAQDGGSPPLSSNVTVKILIQDQNDNPPQVLYPVQTGGSLVAELVPRSADVGYLVTKVVAVDVDSGQNAWLSYKLQKATDRALFEVGSQNGEIRTIRQVTDKDAVKQRLSVIVEDNGQPSRSATVVVNVAVADSFPEVLSEFTDFTHDKEYKDNLTFYLVLALAVVSFLFITCVVVIISVKIYRWRQSRVLYHSNLPVIPYYPPRYSDTLGTGTLQHVYNYEVCRTTDSRKSDCKFGGAGSQNVLIMDPSATGTMQRIQSEKSILDEPDSPLEVRLQSLY